A window of the Armatimonadota bacterium genome harbors these coding sequences:
- the dapA gene encoding 4-hydroxy-tetrahydrodipicolinate synthase → MEMNWGRVITAMATPFAPDGSVDFDRAGELARRLVDTGTDSLVVAGTTGEAPTLTDEEKIRLFRIVKEAVGPRAAVLAGTGTYDTAHSVHLSREAKRAGADGLLLVVPYYNRPSQEGLYRHFRTIAESVDLPVMMYNIPGRTGTNMLAETIARLSEVPNIVAVKEAAGSLEQVSEIRRRTPETFLIYSGDDSLTLPFCSVGAVGVVSVASHLVGGEIGEMIDAYHAGRVAEARRIHFRLLPLFKALFIAPNPVPLKAAMELSGFPIGQPRLPLVPATEAEQAQIAAVLRETVGAPVA, encoded by the coding sequence ATGGAGATGAACTGGGGACGTGTGATCACGGCGATGGCCACGCCGTTCGCACCTGACGGCTCCGTCGATTTCGACCGGGCGGGCGAACTCGCCAGGCGGCTGGTGGACACCGGGACCGACAGCCTGGTGGTGGCCGGCACGACCGGCGAGGCGCCGACCCTCACCGACGAGGAGAAGATCCGGCTGTTCCGGATCGTCAAGGAGGCGGTGGGTCCCCGTGCCGCGGTGTTGGCCGGGACCGGGACGTACGACACGGCGCACTCGGTGCACCTCAGCCGGGAGGCGAAGCGGGCGGGCGCCGACGGTCTGCTGCTGGTCGTTCCGTACTACAACCGGCCCTCGCAGGAAGGCCTGTACCGCCACTTCCGAACGATCGCCGAGAGCGTCGACCTCCCCGTGATGATGTACAACATCCCCGGCCGCACCGGCACGAACATGCTTGCGGAGACGATCGCGCGCCTGAGCGAGGTGCCGAACATCGTCGCGGTGAAAGAAGCGGCCGGGAGTCTCGAGCAGGTCTCGGAGATCCGGCGCCGTACCCCGGAGACGTTCCTGATCTACAGCGGGGACGACAGCCTCACCCTACCGTTCTGCAGCGTCGGAGCAGTCGGCGTCGTGAGCGTGGCCTCGCACCTGGTGGGAGGGGAGATCGGAGAGATGATCGACGCCTACCACGCCGGCCGGGTGGCCGAGGCACGGCGCATCCACTTCCGGTTGCTCCCGCTGTTCAAGGCGCTGTTCATCGCGCCCAACCCGGTGCCGCTGAAGGCCGCGATGGAGCTCAGCGGCTTTCCGATCGGCCAGCCGCGCCTGCCGCTGGTCCCGGCGACGGAGGCGGAGCAGGCCCAGATCGCGGCCGTCCTGCGCGAAACGGTCGGCGCCCCCGTCGCATAA
- the dapG gene encoding aspartate kinase gives MTGTENRHHEPMGIVVQKYGGTLLQTEEGRARVASQIEATRAAGHEVVVVASAIGRAGEPYATDTLLGLAKEIDPDVEPRTLDLLLSCGEIISTALLAHLLTRRHHPAVALTGAQAGILTSEQFGDARILTIRPGRVWRALGEGRIPVVAGFQGVTATGEITTLGRGGSDTTAVAMGAALGADLVEIFKDVDGVMTSDPQIVPDARPIPRISYDEVSQMAWLGARVLHPRAADIGREHGVRLIVRKLGSQRGTEIVRGADIDVPIHDGRVVIGLAHLPDVTQLRLRRRARDGLEEPLKALRVLAEAGISIDLINLLPELLAFTVREEDGDRAEQLLEDGGFDVERSGPCAKVSIIGAGIRGVPGVMMRVVRALQAAGIDILETADSHTTISCLVHRKHMEAALRALHDEFRLAAEVHSVQEVTI, from the coding sequence ATGACCGGTACCGAGAACCGGCACCACGAACCCATGGGCATCGTGGTCCAGAAGTACGGCGGCACGCTGCTGCAGACCGAGGAAGGTCGCGCCAGGGTGGCCAGCCAGATCGAAGCCACCCGCGCCGCCGGCCACGAGGTGGTGGTGGTCGCCTCGGCGATCGGCAGGGCCGGGGAGCCCTACGCCACCGATACGCTACTGGGCCTGGCGAAGGAGATCGACCCCGACGTCGAGCCGCGGACGCTGGACCTGCTGCTGTCGTGCGGCGAGATCATCTCGACCGCGTTGCTGGCCCACCTCCTGACCCGCAGACACCACCCCGCCGTCGCCCTAACCGGAGCACAGGCCGGGATCCTCACGAGCGAACAGTTCGGCGATGCCCGGATCCTCACCATCCGGCCGGGACGCGTGTGGCGGGCGCTGGGAGAGGGGCGCATCCCGGTCGTGGCGGGCTTCCAGGGCGTGACCGCCACCGGCGAGATCACCACGCTGGGCCGTGGCGGCAGTGACACGACCGCCGTCGCGATGGGAGCGGCGCTGGGCGCCGACCTGGTGGAGATCTTCAAGGACGTGGACGGTGTGATGACCTCGGATCCGCAGATCGTCCCGGACGCGCGGCCGATCCCGCGGATCAGCTACGACGAGGTCTCGCAGATGGCCTGGTTGGGCGCGCGGGTCCTGCACCCGCGTGCGGCCGACATCGGGCGCGAGCACGGCGTGCGGCTGATCGTGCGCAAACTCGGATCGCAAAGGGGGACGGAGATCGTGAGAGGCGCCGACATCGACGTTCCGATCCACGACGGACGCGTGGTGATCGGCCTGGCGCACCTGCCGGACGTGACGCAACTCCGGCTGCGCCGCCGCGCGCGCGACGGCCTCGAGGAGCCCTTGAAGGCGTTGCGGGTGTTGGCCGAGGCCGGGATCAGCATCGACCTCATCAACCTCCTACCCGAACTGCTGGCGTTCACCGTGCGCGAGGAAGACGGCGATCGGGCGGAGCAGCTCCTGGAAGACGGCGGATTCGACGTCGAGCGCAGCGGTCCGTGCGCCAAGGTTTCGATCATCGGCGCCGGCATCCGAGGCGTCCCCGGCGTGATGATGCGGGTGGTGCGCGCGCTGCAGGCGGCCGGCATCGACATCCTCGAGACGGCGGACTCGCACACGACCATCTCCTGCCTGGTGCACCGCAAGCATATGGAGGCGGCACTGCGGGCGCTGCACGACGAATTCCGCCTGGCCGCAGAGGTACACTCGGTGCAGGAGGTGACGATCTGA